From Brassica rapa cultivar Chiifu-401-42 chromosome A06, CAAS_Brap_v3.01, whole genome shotgun sequence:
CTCAGAATATTCAAAAAACTTACAAACAGTATATCAGAATGCGATTGTATGGAAGCAGTTTTTCCCAGGTTCTCTGAGGTGTTTCCTCGTCACAGTTGAGTTCAGAAGTAATCTCCCTGAGTACAataaagaagcaaaaaaaatctGAAGGCGATATACACGGCCATTAGAAGATTAAGGAGAAAGTAAAATGAAGAATGGTTTTACCTAGGTAAACATTTTCTGTGATAAGCAGTTGGACAGCGTCTGCATACAGCAAAGTGGCACGcatatagatttttgttttcacttgtcTTACAGACTTTGCATATGTGTAGAGGACAGAAAAAAGGATCTCTAGCAGAAATCTTGGCTTGAAGTTCTTCTGTTTTGATTTGATCACCACATATTGGATGATAGAAGTGACCGCAATTTGAGGCAGAACAAGGGAAGACCTTCAGAGAAGTAAACAGTTGAATGAAGATTGTAAGTACTCAATACAGATAAATTAGCCTAGTATCCAAATGAAGAATGATATGGTGCAACGATATAATACCTCTTGAGAGGAGTTTTTATCAGAGGATCCCAACTGACCACAAGCATAGCACTGATGCTGTTTGTGTTGACAGTTGCTACAGAGATACTCTCTAAGTGCCTACATATCCAGAAAATTAACATCAGCATGAAGTATAACCGTAATAGCATATTAAACAGGAACTCTAAACGCGATTCACAATACATGAACTTGAGTCCCATCAGGGAATCCTAGTGATTCACACGATGTATCAACTCCATCAGATATGGTTGGGTGGAAAGCTCTCAAGCAGCTTCCTTCACAACtgagttgaaaaaaaaaaaaaattagaaacacATTGTATCAAACTATGATAAATCAAATATTGAGAAACTATGCAGCTTGACTTACCACAGAATATAACCACCATTGTCACAGATAGAGCAGACTGTATCAAACTGCAAGTTCATCTCAGAATCGTCATCACTGCTGCTTTCGTCGTCTAACATATTATCAGCAGTGAAATTCTGTTCCTGTGGTAGCTGAGCATCTTCTTGATGTTGCATTGGAAGTTCCTTAATAAcagaaaacaataattaatcTCAGTAGAAAGAGAGCAAGTGAGGAGGCAGAGAACAAGTAAATCACTTCTGATTAAGTCTCCTACCACTTCGGTAGGTGTTGTTTGGAAAGTCTTCTCCAGAAACTTGCGTAGACACTGCACACAATAAAATGTGTTAACTACGAAAAGGTAACTAAGTCAACCCAATATCCTTCAAACGAGAAAATAGACCTTCGACTTTGTTAAATCCTCATCCATCTTCATAGCTCGACAGACCAGAGAAACATGATCTGATAAGTCATGCTCTGAAGGTTGGATCCTGTATAAACAGCAAGATCAACTCAGATGACAAAAGGACAACATATCAAGATAAACTGAATTGAACATCTAAGCATACCCATCCACTTTGTCCAAACTTCTCCACACAAGGTCGCTTGATGCCTCAGGATTCCTTTTAACAAAGTGAAGACACCGAAGCGTTACCAGAGTCGTCCTAACTAAAGCTTCATAACTCTTTGCTGGTTTGTGTAGAGTTATCCATCGCATCCCATGTAGAAACACTTCGATCTTGAGACATTCATCAGAAAACAGATCAAACCTCCAAGCTTTAGCTAGCTTACAAACAGACTCGTTTCCACAGTCAGTGCTGCCACGCAGATACACAGGCCGTCTGGAGCTACCAGTGGGATCTTcctctccgtcgtcgtcgtcgtcgtcccATTTGCCCGGAAGAAGAGAAAAATTGACAGGTATGTCGCTTTGATCAACGAAAGAGTAGTCATCAACGTAGTCAGGTAGAATCTCTCCCTCTTCATCAGACGAATCCATTAGCTATCTGAAAGAACAAAAAACATCAAAGCTTTAAACTTTTTTATCTCCTTATCACACTAAACGAAAAATCCACATAAACACAACACTAAACCATCCAAATCTGTGATCCTAACCTAGCTACTAAGCTACTAAGCAGAGAATCGTCAAACGGGAAGGAGGTTACCGGCGATCCTGGTTGTGCCGGAGTTGCCGTACAGAAGCTTGCTCGCCGCTTTATACCCTAATGCCTTTAGCGTTTACCAAACccaagagagaagaagaaaggtggactgtgagagagagagaggtgtgtgtttttcttttaatagtaagaagacgaagaagatgatTTGCTTTTCTAGTACGATTTAAAACCGTTTCGGGgaaacatttttgttttttagtgGGCAAATGACCAAAAGCCCCATCACATCTAAATCAATTATGGGCTTTCTAATTGGcccaaaaaaaggaaacaagcAAAAATTGGCCCAAGAAGAAGGACAACCATCACCACCTAACCACCACCACCGTTGTTTGAAGCTAAGTGGCTCTTGATCGCCGCCGAGAAGATAAGGGATTCCGGTGGTGACAAGCATGGTCAATAAAGTAAGTGAAAAGGGGCATTTTGGACTTTTTCTCTCAACAGGCACACTTTCTACCACACTGTTTAAACATCTGCGCCAGTAAATATTTTTCCCGcgccaacttttttttttgtcaagaaaaaaaaaaatgaaagtctCTTTATTTTCTGAATCCCTGATTTATTTACATAAGCGAAGCGTTACTCGAAGAAAACATTAGTAAACATTTATAATGTATCATTAGTTATTATTAGTTACATCATTAAAAACTGACAATGTTGTTTAAAAAAAGATTCATAATTATTGCGAACTTAGAGAACTGAAACTTGGAAGAAAaaagttggaaaaaaaaaacattgcaattattgtaaatattgctTAAGAAAAGTGTTTAGGTTAAAGAAGACTGTCTATACGAGATGGCAATCTCTTGAAGAAGTTACTTGGCAAAGAAGGCAACTTGCTTCTAAACTTTGGGTGTCTCAGATAGTAAAGCCCACCAGCCAGCGTTATTGCTTTGAACGGCATTGCATAAAGAACCACCGATGCAGCCAAGCAGAACAAGATGAACAGGCTCGTAGCCCTAGGGTCTCTCCAGCTCAGAAGCGACTGAACTCTCTCCCCCTGAGCTGCTATATCTCCAACCACGGTCTGGATCCTACCCGCAACACTCCTGAGCCGGTCATACCTCAGCCTCACCAAGTCCTGTGACCTAGACGTTGGAAACGTGTCaaactcttcatcaagctcatcaGGGTTAACAGCCTCGGCCCAAGAGAGCTTCATATCCATGTGAGGAGGGTGTCTCGGCCTAGACTTGAAGTTCCACAATCCGATGAAGAACATGTAGAGAAACATCGTGGGCAAGATAAGTTCCGGGTACATGACCAAAATAAAGAACAGGACATGAACCAGAACAGAAGTCACCGGGTATCTCCAGTTGCAGATATCCTCAAGCCACTTCCCGACCAAGAAATAGCCGGAGAGAAGCGACATTATGCGGAAGAAGTTCGCTTTGCTTCTTCTCATGCTCCAAAGGTGAGAGTCTACATCCAACATGTACTCAACAACCTCTTTCCTCAGCGGCGGCTCGGCTCGTCCGAGGCGGGTTGCAACGATGTTCATCGCTTGGTACCTTAACCCATCTACTTGGTTAACCGTGAAAGGGAAAAGATAGTGCATCTTGGGGAGAAGCGGGTGGCCGTAGTTGTAGATGATGTTGGCCAAAGAAAGAGTTGTGAAACGGATTGATATCTGGAGGTCACCAGTCTTCTTGAGACCGTGCGGTTGGAGAACAAGAAGTGGAAACGAATGTGTGTAGATCTTGTGAGCCTCTAGTGTAGACAGCCTGATTCTCACCTTCCCTATTCTTGCATCTCTAGAGGAGCCATTACCTGACTGAGCTGAACCTGAACCTGAACCCAAATGACAGTTGTCGAAAACGCCGAGAGTGACAACAGTGCAAGGATCATAGACCTCCCATGTGTACTGCTCGTTCCATCTTGGACTCAACGAATCAAGAATGGTTCTAGTTCTCACCCATTTCTGCCCATACTTAGCTACACAATACGCGTCGGTGCTGCCTCTACCCTCTTTCAACTTCATCGGCACCAATCCTTTAGCTCCAAGGATCCCAATCTCCAGCATTCCCACCGGCTGCTTCCACAGCTGCCTAGCCGTTGGTCTTGTGTCGCTAATATACATCGTTGACTCGTCCATCACATGGTAGCCTCCTTCGAGACATATCCTAAGGTGAATCCGGCTGGAGAACTTATGTTCTCTCCTCCTCGGATCTCCCTCAACAACACCGTACTTATCAAGATTGAACCAACGAGAGTGAACAGGACGGTGGTCTAACCGCTTCTCGAACACGTTCATCGGCAAGCTGATCTTGCCAATGACTTCATCTTTCGACGCGTGAACTCGGTCTTCCACAGAGATCACCAGCTGCTCTTCGAATGGCTCAGCGACCACAAAGACAAGATCTTCGTTCCAGAGAGGATTCGTCGTCTTGACAGGACAAATCTTGGTCTTGAGAGTCTGCATACCGACGTTAGCTTTGACGAAAACATCAGGAAGACGGTTTCTATCGCTTGGGATCATGTCTTGAGCTTCGATGACATTGACTCTCAAGTACCACAGCTTAGGAGAGACGTAGACTTTGGATCTAACGTTGAAGACACCTTCTCCGTGAACAGAAGCTGAGTCAGCATGCCATGCTTCAGGGAAAGCTTCATCAGCTTGAGTTCCCATCCAGACAGCAAGCATGATCTCTCCTCTCACTATCTTCCCTTCTCCTCTCCAATCCTCTAAACGGTACCACTGTGGAGCTAAGGGACTGTTCGGTGGAACCCTCGTTGGGATCTCGTTAAGATCAAACACAACCTTCCCAAGAAAGTCATCTCGTCCTAAGGTTTCCTTGTCTTTAACA
This genomic window contains:
- the LOC103874926 gene encoding FT-interacting protein 1; translated protein: MRNTTKLVVHVVDAQNLMPRDGQGSASPFVEVDFLNQLSKTRTVPKTLNPVWNQKLYFDYDHKVRNNHHNHHVEVSVYHERRPLPGRSFLGRVKISFSNIVQEGEQVYQRFALEKKSVLASVKGEIGLKFYISSSEQDQRSPLPSPSRPYSTPTQSSSVVEEELTDSEAEDSRESFASAEQEDLSDSASEGVEGKQKEAEPEQVQEAVQTLHRQEVLPRPAPMHSIRLRSRENPQETNTPHSRGANQHPRGASQLHSQQPRGPNQPPQPPHNANHLQPYGGIDPEDFKVKDMNLELGERWPNTNAAERFTGTYDLVEQMFYLYVRVVRAKELPPGLITGGCDPYVEVKLGNYKGRTKHFDRKTTLPEWNQVFAFTKERIHSSVLEVFVKDKETLGRDDFLGKVVFDLNEIPTRVPPNSPLAPQWYRLEDWRGEGKIVRGEIMLAVWMGTQADEAFPEAWHADSASVHGEGVFNVRSKVYVSPKLWYLRVNVIEAQDMIPSDRNRLPDVFVKANVGMQTLKTKICPVKTTNPLWNEDLVFVVAEPFEEQLVISVEDRVHASKDEVIGKISLPMNVFEKRLDHRPVHSRWFNLDKYGVVEGDPRRREHKFSSRIHLRICLEGGYHVMDESTMYISDTRPTARQLWKQPVGMLEIGILGAKGLVPMKLKEGRGSTDAYCVAKYGQKWVRTRTILDSLSPRWNEQYTWEVYDPCTVVTLGVFDNCHLGSGSGSAQSGNGSSRDARIGKVRIRLSTLEAHKIYTHSFPLLVLQPHGLKKTGDLQISIRFTTLSLANIIYNYGHPLLPKMHYLFPFTVNQVDGLRYQAMNIVATRLGRAEPPLRKEVVEYMLDVDSHLWSMRRSKANFFRIMSLLSGYFLVGKWLEDICNWRYPVTSVLVHVLFFILVMYPELILPTMFLYMFFIGLWNFKSRPRHPPHMDMKLSWAEAVNPDELDEEFDTFPTSRSQDLVRLRYDRLRSVAGRIQTVVGDIAAQGERVQSLLSWRDPRATSLFILFCLAASVVLYAMPFKAITLAGGLYYLRHPKFRSKLPSLPSNFFKRLPSRIDSLL